In one window of Henckelia pumila isolate YLH828 chromosome 1, ASM3356847v2, whole genome shotgun sequence DNA:
- the LOC140877377 gene encoding sugar transporter ERD6-like 6, protein MSSRDEVEDGRGDLRKPFLHTGSWYRMGSRQSSLMGSQAIRDSSVSVLACVLIVALGPVQFGFTCGYSSPTQTAITEDLGLTVSQFSMFGSLSNVGAMVGAIASGQIAEYIGRKGCLMIAAVPNIIGWLAISFCRDFSFLYMGRLLEGFGVGIISYTVPVYIAEIAPQNLRGALGSVNQLSVTFGILLAYVLGLFVDWRLLAVLGTLPCLILIPGLFFIPESPRWLAKMGMTDDFEASLQVLRGFDTDITVEVNEIKRSVASTSRRTALRFKDLKVRRIWLPLMIGIGLLIFQQLSGTNGVIFYSATIFKSAGISSSNVATVGVGTIQFLATAVSTWLVDRTGRRVLLLVSSSGMAISFFVVSISFFVKGFVAEDSSLYDIFGILSVVGVLCLMVCFSLGVGPIPWLIMSEILPIKIKSLGGSVATLANWFVSWVITMTAPLLLAWSSGGTFAIYMIVSLLTVAFVAIWVPETKGKTLEEIQFSFT, encoded by the exons ATGAGTTCAAGGGACGAGGTAGAAGATGGAAGAGGGGATCTGAGGAAGCCATTTCTGCACACTGGGAGTTGGTACAGGATGGGCTCGAGGCAGTCTAGTTTGATGGGCTCTCAAGCTATTAGGGACAGCTCTGTCTCGGTCTTGGCGTGTGTCTTGATTGTGGCTTTGGGTCCTGTCCAGTTTGGTTTCACA TGTGGTTATTCTTCACCAACACAGACAGCCATTACTGAAGATCTCGGCCTTACAGTCTCACAA TTCTCTATGTTTGGTTCTTTATCGAATGTGGGCGCTATGGTTGGAGCAATAGCTAGCGGTCAAATCGCCGAGTACATAGGGAGAAAAGGG tgtttaatgaTTGCTGCTGTACCTAACATCATCGGTTGGCTTGCAATCTCGTTTTGCCGA GATTTCTCATTTCTTTACATGGGAAGATTGTTGGAGGGATTTGGTGTTGGCATAATATCTTACACG GTGCCTGTATATATTGCTGAGATAGCACCTCAAAATCTGAGAGGAGCGCTTGGCTCAGTAAACCAG CTATCAGTGACATTTGGAATCCTGTTAGCATATGTGCTGGGGCTCTTTGTTGATTGGAGATTGCTTGCAGTGCTAG GAACATTACCTTGCCTAATATTGATACCTGGCCTCTTTTTCATTCCGGAATCTCCTCGGTGGTTG GCAAAAATGGGAATGACTGATGATTTTGAAGCCTCTCTACAAGTTCTCCGGGGATTTGACACTGATATTACGGTGGAAGTAAATGAAATCAAA AGATCTGTCGCTTCAACAAGCAGAAGAACAGCACTTCGGTTCAAGGATCTCAAAGTGAGAAGAATCTGGTTACCCCTAATG ATAGGAATCGGATTACTCATATTCCAACAGCTATCCGGAACTAATGGTGTTATCTTCTACTCCGCTACCATTTTCAAATCAGCTG GTATTTCTTCGAGCAATGTTGCAACGGTTGGAGTTGGAACTATTCAG TTTTTAGCTACCGCGGTTTCTACATGGTTGGTGGACAGGACAGGCCGTAGGGTTCTTCTACTC GTATCCTCTTCAGGCATGGCGATTAGTTTTTTTGTAGTTTCCATCTCGTTCTTTGTTAAG GGCTTTGTGGCGGAGGATTCTTCATTGTATGACATATTCGGAATCCTATCAGTGGTTGGGGTGTTG TGCTTGATGGTCTGTTTTTCCCTTGGAGTGGGACCGATTCCATGGCTGATAATGTCTGAG ATTCTTCCGATTAAGATCAAAAGTCTGGGCGGCAGCGTGGCAACTTTGGCCAACTGGTTCGTCTCATGGGTCATTACTATGACTGCTCCTTTGCTTCTGGCTTGGAGCAGCGGAG